The genome window tattaatgaaaatgtatcaaattatttaatagattcttgtgaaattatttaaaatgttcacatTTAATGGTATTGTTTTTACAAACCAGtacgtctgtctgtctgtatgcCTATCAACATACATTTGATTAAGTAAATTagcttaaatttaatacataccATAGTTATATGATGGCTTAGTGAACTCTAATTCTTCATATGAAAAGTCTATTCCACTTTCGTTGTTATCATCTGTGTAGATCATTGCCCCAACGTTTACAGCTTTTGGTGACAATGGCTTTCGCACCGGTGTACTTTGAACGGCTTTACcagagtttaataaaaatgattttttagtTTCTCCAACTTTTTTGACGGGTTCATTAGGTTTGTACGGTCCATTTGATACAGTTTTTCCTATGTtctctatttaaaaagaaaatataaattttcaacatCCCAATTATACTTTACTTTCACGATAGTGATGAAGTTCATGCAAGTGTACTTTTTGAGGGTATTTTAAGATTTGATCGTAATTTAGTTACTTTCAACTAACTCACTTTAGAATCGGCTACTCAAACACaacgttaaatatatttttaaattaatacaaattacataCCGTTGTTTGAAAGAGGTTGGCGaagtatgtttttgtttgtttgcctGGTGATATGATCACCGAATATATCAAACAGGGATTCAGCcatgtcttataaaaaaacaggaGATAAAACGTAAACGCTATTAGTGACttcaataattataagatttaGAGCAAATAACTATTTCACAAGCAACAGTCGTTGGTGTttcgtttaattataatttgaattgaaatcGTTAGAAATACTTTTGTTCCCGAATTTTTTAACCGACTTTTCAGAACTTGAATGTTGCCAGCAAGTTGCCGgcataaaacaaatgacaataCGAGATCATAGAGATAATGACAAATCCTTttggttattttttctttcaaaactatttctttttttttttaaactttatttttttttaaattattagatttttcgTGAAATActcaaatagtttttaaaataatgattttttcatGACTCCACTGGATTCCATAGCTAATAATTCGTTCACGAACTTGGTGACATGACAACATCAAACAACATCTATGGTGACATGACATTGAactttgacatatttttgacaagttaatgtttatttttttgttgtgacTCCAACAGCTGATAAAGTTaacctaataaaaaatacgtattattgcaacattttgattcaatgaaaatAGCAAGTAGTTGATATTATGTCGAATTCGCAAGACAAATCCTCAAATGGCTTAGGTTCCGATCCATTACAAAGACTGGCATCGTTCAAACCACCGCGTGATCTCTCCCTTGGAGGTgtaaaaccaaataaaaaagttttcactccaaatttaaatgtaacaagaaGTAGAAACAAAgggtatgttatatttaaatctatagtttaaaattgaaGGAAGGGTGTCTTTATTTTCTGTATATTTTCTTCTCTGTTTATGATCCTAATTGATATAACCTTTATAGAGTCCCATTAGCAAACAGCCGCGACCACAAGAAGAATGACAAAGACAAGAGGGAtagagtaaataataaaaataaaaggaaagaTCCTTCTATTATCAAATCTGCTGGTGTATTTTCTGAaggtaaaaacaattataataactttaaatctCTTTAAAAGTGTGTGGAAGTCTATAAGCCTCCTTACAATTTTATCAAACCCTTTCTTTCTCAATTGTTAATCATTCACATTCAGCAATTTAGATATTattgtagttaatttaaaagaaaaattgttgCTTGTTTTCTGTGCTCTCAAGAAATACCTGTTGGAACTATAATTATgcactaatttaataaatatactaataaaaaatgatgtataattttatgttaaaaatcacCCAATACAtatgttgattattttttcgcatagtaaattattatgaaacgccaattttgttttagaCACATAACATTTCTGGTTATTCAGGTCTAGGAGCTGTTGAGAGAAGTCATTACAGAGGGCCATCTTATGCTCGAGATGGGGAAGGAGCACCAGCTCTGCAAAGACCCACCATAAGAGTTAAAGATGTTATTAAAGTATgtatcaaagaaaaaaaagcattttcaaacattttgatATCTATTCACCCCTCTGAGTTATGAGCATTAGTTGTGTTTAGTATATTTAACCccctaatataaaatataatagaatataaatataatattactatttataattacttctAGATTGATAAAGAACTGGAAGAACAGAAGATCAAGTCTGTTGTTGGAGGTGATGATGGCCTGGATGAGGAAGTTGAGGACTTTAAGCAGTCCTTTGAAATGGATGCACCAATCAAACTGCCTATAGATGatggtatatttatttatatagaaaactaacttttacctgcgactccgtccgcgcggaataaaaaatagaaaacggggtaaaaattatcctatgtccgtttcctggttctaagctacctgcccaccaattttcagtcaaatcaattcagccgttcttaagttataaatagtgtaactaacacaactttcttttatatatatagatatagcaGTTTGTTCCTTGAGGAATTAAGGAAAAAActgagtattttttaattgtgcatTAGTGagtaattatatgaaaaaaaaacagtaaatataatatttttaatgtggtTACAGGTTGGTTATACAGTCAGCCAAAGCcaacagtaaaaataaaacaagaagtGGTTGTGAAGACAGAACCCACTGAATATGCTGATTGTCCAAGTAAGATTTTCcagatatttatttgtgaatgtttttttaatagctaTTTGAGtctatattcatttttaattttattttattcgtgtATACAAAAAGTGTAGTTCCAATAGttcttcatttatattaatactaggTGACGCaggcgacttcgtccgcgcgcattaaaaaaaatataagtagtctatgtgttcttccagattgtaatctacatctatgccaaatttaattgagatatgttgagccgttccatagatatcttcatacaaacatccatccaaacattcgcatttataatattaataagatttaagtACGGTtagctttctttttttttcctacTGGGATTCTTTGGAGAGTTGGGTTGGCTGGAGTGAATCCAGAATTGctcacacgcaaaatacgcgccagtcgtggagttgcggaaatgGAGCCCTTACAACTAACTAACTAGCTTTctttccttttatttatttatttatttatttatttatttggtttatcAACAAAAGTACATGTGTTCATACATCACTTTTAGACACTATTACAACTGGTTTCAGGTAACATGTAATTTCACTTACAGATAAACACAACTTGTATAATGTATCGGTgcataaacaatcaaataatgaaacaaaagacTATCTATGTAAgtaaagcaataaaacaaacaaacaatattagaGAAATGatcaaagttaatttaaattaagtagttatttttaaatgaaaccaCAATTAAAAACGcgtataacataatttagaaaaggaaaacaaaacaaaataaaataaaatgttaggtGTCTGCAACTTTATGAGAATTCAATACGCTGacgatttttgatttaaacttTGGTAGACTATCGTGGAATATATCGATGGAGCTATCtttgctaataaaatatttcagtaaTCTGCTCAACCTCGGGATTAGAGAATAGTGGCccaaatttgatttatatgtTCTGTGAATGAGGATGGACTTTGCGTGACGTGGTAAGCGAGTTGGGACATCAAAGGAAAAACGACTAAGCAGATCTGAATTATCTAGTAGATTGTTTAATAGCTTGTATAAAAATAGCATGTCCTGTAACGTGCGCCTGTCGGATAACTTCATAAGGTTAAAAACTTCAATTCGGTTGGTATAAGGCATTCGTTTATTTAGtccattaaaatagaaaaaagtaaatcGTCTTTGTATAGACTCGATACGGTCTTTATGAGCCTGATAATTAGGGTTCCATACTACTGAGCAATATTCAAGCCTGCTTCTTACGAGTGCCGTGAACAAAAGTTTTTTAGTGCCTAGGTTTTTGAACTCCTTGCAGTTTCTAAATACAAAACCCAACATGCACCTTgcagatttacatatgttttcaatatgctgattaaaacttaatttggcATCGAATGTGACACCTAAATCACGGACTACTTCCTGTCTAATTAGAGGTACACCATCGATTTCGTaaactgtttggaacgatttGCGATTTCGTGTAAATCTTATATAAGAGCATTTCTGAGGATTCAAAGCCATATCATTTTTACGGGACCATTGAGCTAGTCTATCCAAGTCTTCTTGGAGAGCCCTACTATCACTAGACGATCTTATTTCTTTCGCAATCTTTAGGTCATCAGCAAAGATAAGCTATTAAGCTACATATGAAGATAACATATAGCattatttctatattcatAACTAGATCTAATTCCTCAGTGCCAGAAGTGGACGAGAAACCCACAATCCCAGCTGAGTTTGAAGACACAAATATCACAAACTTATTAAGGAGTGATAAACCaacacttattttatttcaggtaATACTTTGATATTGGTTTAATACAGTAAAAATTGCTAATATGACAATGGTTCTGCTTTCGAGGACACTTAAACTCCTTTCTCCATATATCATCCGTTCGTTACTTAGAAAATATATCTCTAACAGTTGCCAACTTCTCTGCCGGGGCGAAGCGGAGGTGGGGATGTGAAAGAGGACTCGCGCAATAAAAGCAATAAGGAAGCACAAGATGAAGCAGTAAGTTTTGCTCAACAGTTGTATATGCATTTTAGTAGAATTGTGCGGCTGCATTGATCTTACTGAAATAGATGCTATGTtgcgaaaataaaattatccatTTACCATTTTTCTAGAATGTTTAATGAGTAGTTGGAAttattgatgtgaaacatctataggatcacttgtaaaccgaatcgttggcgtggcgacgcttgccgtggcgacgtgTCGCCACGCAATACTGaggtatattaatatattttcattatttatttatttaattatatttattaatatttaatattttatgcatatacttgtacacacacgatgtttcacatctgccaggcgtcccatgacgactcactttttttcttatatatattatatcaaattttactttttataatttataggaCAGGTTAAATTACCAAGACATTGACAAAGTgacatacattattaattatgtatgttaaattcttgttaatattttatattactacaGCCTAGTGATGGTGGCGAGGAGAGCTGCGTGCTGTCTGGTCTGCAGGAGGGCCGCATTGGTAGGCTGCAAGTGCGTCGCTCCGGACGAGTCACTCTTCTACTAGGTGACACTGTCTTCGAGGTAATCATAGACCAATAATTCACCAACCTTTTCGTAGACCCTTTTCTAAAAATGTTACTGGttgcaattaaattatgttgctaattttttttcctggCTAATGTAAGGCCACATCTTTCGTGGATCCAAGGTGACCCAGGAAACGGTCACTACTGTAGAAAAACTAACCaagttaaaaatgtgaatgtttttcaGCCTTTATATTGAATATGTATAAGGAAGGTAGATATTAGGGCTCCACAAACACTTGTATACTTTTAGGTCTTTctccaattaaattgttgtcCAGGTGTGTCCGGGCACCAAGGCAGCATTCCATCAAGAAGCTGTCTCAGTCAGTGTGGAGGACGCAGCACGGTCTGCAAGGCTTGTCTCACTCGGCCCGTTGCAGCACAAGCTCACGTTACTACCTGACTGGCAGACTATGTTTACTGATATGACATTGTAGGATGTTTAactatataattgtaaaactgTTGGAACATCCATACATAATAGTATTGCCATCTTTCTCGTACTGTGTTAAAAACTGAGATACCAATCTTATGCATGTATTActgtaaagattattttaactaaattttgtcttttattcatattctactgtcaaatcttactaatattctaaactagcttttacccgcgactccgtccgcgcgaaatataaaaaaaataatagaaaacggggtaaaaattatcctatgtcctattcctggttctaagctatctgcccaccaattttcagtcaaaacgattcagccgttcttgagttataaatagtgtaactaacatgactttcttttatatatatagatatgaatgtttcgatggatggatgtttttaagaagttatctccagaactgcttaatggatcttgatgtacTAGAATGGCACAGATGTggtacatagtctggaagaacagataggctaccaattgtgtatttttaaactatgagTGGAGGAAGTTGCGGTTTCAAACTAATTGGGACATAATTCTGAAATTCTACCTTGTTTCCTACTTCTTGTGATGATGCATGTTTATTAAAGATATGGACATTCAGTCATGAAGTGACTTTGAATcctactaatatactgttatGAACCATATCCAAGTATAAGGCTTAGTTGGAATAGTGAcaagaaatgttttgtaataattatacattagctgtcgcccgcgacttcgtccgtgcgcagttaaaaaaaaaatgaaaaatagatgttggccgattctcagacctactgaatatgctcacaaaatttcatgagaatcggtcaagccgtttcggaggagtaggggaacgaaaactgtgacacgagaattttatatattagattggaCAGTGAAatatgcaaaacaaaataatttttgttaacataTATTGCTAAGACTTAACTATTGTAGAAGTTGGACAATTCAATTGTTGGCTGCAGCTTTTTTCTGTTCTTTGGTAGGTATTGGTGTATCTCTACCAAGGTATTGTTGTCCTTGTAGGTCGATTGCAAAGTTGTAGTCAATAGGATTGGCCAATGCCTGATCAATTGCCTCCTCTAGGTTCTCAGGTGTTATAAATGTGTTGCTAAGTttctgtaaacaaaaataaggcTTATTAAGAATAAGTTATACAATGATGTAGAACTAATCAATgttgtttttgatatttcaaataatgtagGGATTTGAGATAAATTAGATTATTTAggtaaaaacaatagaatttaTCTTAAGTACATATTGACGCTGGAatgcataaacgctgtaaccccgaaagtatgaactttacaggagagccaaaaaatgataactcgtgagctgatacgcctacaagcatgcggtatttagcaatgttgtgtagtttgtgctaacctataataaaatcattatcgtttgataatggttgaaattattaacgtgtgaaaaacatattcgcgatttcaagagttacagcgtttatgctttccagcgtcgatataatCACTTTGAATAAGCACTTCTCTTCACAGCTTTAATATTGTATCATTTGAGAGCTACAACTTTGAGTACCAATGTAAAAagctgtatgttttttttcgtaaattttaaaacaaagaatatttttccTATCTTACCTTTTGctcttttatttcttctgACGCCTTTGCAATCCTATTTCTCAACTCTTTGTCTTTAGCCTCCATCCTGGCTAAAGCAAACTCCTCCATTTCTTGTAATTCCTTTTTCCTTCTTTCTTCTCTTTCTGCAGCAATCTGCGCGTTCCATGTATCATTAATCTTTACACAGCGCTCCCATTCCTCAGCCTCAAGTCGTTGAGACATTTCAGAACTTGCACTCTCAAGAGTAGACTTTTCCCTAATCATTTCCTCATGATAAAAACGCTTTATTGCGCGCATTTGTGTCTTATAATTGTTGTTTATCCTCAAAAGTTCTATTCGTTCTTCTTCAGTGATAACTGGACGTTTTGGTATACgaaatattttgctttttgCAACCGGTAGCCATCGTGGTTTTCTGTGTGCTTCTGCACATTGCATTAACATTGGCAAAGCTCGTTTTAAGATTGACTTGTGAGATatcattttgattttgtatttgtaatgtttatgttctttcttaaaatttcttaataataacCTCACTTTTTTGAAGCTTGCCAAAGAGCAAAGGCAAAGATGAGTATTATGCGAGTAAAACATCAAAGAGAAGTATTGAAATTTAGAATGTCACATCTTCAATTgcttaaaaacgttttattaaaaaaatttaaataactaaaaatttttaataattacacatTAGTtagatacaaataaatttaagacaaaataaaGGTTTGTTGAATGTGGCTGTACgact of Papilio machaon chromosome 18, ilPapMach1.1, whole genome shotgun sequence contains these proteins:
- the LOC106710404 gene encoding uncharacterized protein LOC106710404, giving the protein MAESLFDIFGDHITRQTNKNILRQPLSNNENIGKTVSNGPYKPNEPVKKVGETKKSFLLNSGKAVQSTPVRKPLSPKAVNVGAMIYTDDNNESGIDFSYEELEFTKPSYNYDNFHKDMFDYLPLPNVEVVHHISPPSTPPPNMRRYSMELDCSYQDEFFTDDFSCGSIPDNDDLGLPELY
- the LOC106710301 gene encoding DNA-directed RNA polymerase III subunit RPC4, giving the protein MSNSQDKSSNGLGSDPLQRLASFKPPRDLSLGGVKPNKKVFTPNLNVTRSRNKGVPLANSRDHKKNDKDKRDRVNNKNKRKDPSIIKSAGVFSEGLGAVERSHYRGPSYARDGEGAPALQRPTIRVKDVIKIDKELEEQKIKSVVGGDDGLDEEVEDFKQSFEMDAPIKLPIDDGWLYSQPKPTVKIKQEVVVKTEPTEYADCPMPEVDEKPTIPAEFEDTNITNLLRSDKPTLILFQLPTSLPGRSGGGDVKEDSRNKSNKEAQDEAPSDGGEESCVLSGLQEGRIGRLQVRRSGRVTLLLGDTVFEVCPGTKAAFHQEAVSVSVEDAARSARLVSLGPLQHKLTLLPDWQTMFTDMTL
- the LOC106710358 gene encoding probable 28S ribosomal protein S26, mitochondrial codes for the protein MISHKSILKRALPMLMQCAEAHRKPRWLPVAKSKIFRIPKRPVITEEERIELLRINNNYKTQMRAIKRFYHEEMIREKSTLESASSEMSQRLEAEEWERCVKINDTWNAQIAAEREERRKKELQEMEEFALARMEAKDKELRNRIAKASEEIKEQKKLSNTFITPENLEEAIDQALANPIDYNFAIDLQGQQYLGRDTPIPTKEQKKAAANN